Within the Micromonospora citrea genome, the region TCGACGGCGCGGCGACCCCCGTCATGCTCGACGAGTCCCGCGAGGCCGCGCTGATGGTGCTCGGCCACCGCGGGCTGGGCGGCTTCGCCGGGCTGCTGATCGGCTCGGTGACCGTGCAGGTCTCCGCCCACGCGCTCTGCCCGGTCCTGGTGGTGCGCGGCGAGGAGCGCGCCGACGGGCCGGTCCTGGTGGGCGTGGACGGTTCCGAGTGCTCCATGGAGGCCGTCGGGTTCGCCTTCGAGGAGGCGTCCCGCCGGGGCGCCCCGCTGCTCGCGGTGCAGGCCTGGCTCTACCCGACGCCGGTGGGCCCCGGCGACATCCTGCCCCTGGTGTACGACCTCGACGCCTACGCGGCGGAGCAGGAGCGGACGCTCGCCGAGTCCCTCGCGGGTTTCGCCGAGCGCTACCCGGACGTGCCGGTGCGGCACCGGCTGGTCCGCGGCACCCCGGCCCGGGTGCTGGTGGAGGAGTCGAAGGCGGCCCAGCTCACGGTCGTCGGGGCGCGCGGCCGGGGCCCGCTGAGCGGGCTGCTGCTCGGTTCCGTCAGCCACGCCGTGCTGCACCACGCGCACTCCCCG harbors:
- a CDS encoding universal stress protein; translation: MTINTGAPVVVGVDGSAAALDAVRVAAREAAQRQRPLRVVHAFIWPLIPNAPLDAVPGAPADAGLRNQAERYVAEAVAEAGKVAPDVAVTGAVVDGAATPVMLDESREAALMVLGHRGLGGFAGLLIGSVTVQVSAHALCPVLVVRGEERADGPVLVGVDGSECSMEAVGFAFEEASRRGAPLLAVQAWLYPTPVGPGDILPLVYDLDAYAAEQERTLAESLAGFAERYPDVPVRHRLVRGTPARVLVEESKAAQLTVVGARGRGPLSGLLLGSVSHAVLHHAHSPLVIVRHPKRATAS